In Parabacteroides timonensis, the genomic stretch TATCAGCCAGTGCAATCGTGCTGTAATAATCATCTGGAACAGAATTCACCGGCTTATCTCCACTGATCAGGCTGAACGGGTCGAAATAATCCACCACTCCATAGATCGTACCGTAACAATCCTGGAAACCACGGTTGATCGGATAGTTATCTTTGGGTGCAAATTCATCGTGTTGCACCTGGTGTGCCAGCCACTGACGCTGGTCAGGGCGTAATGGGGTTTCGGCAATATGCCATTTACCAACCCAAGCTGTTTGATAACCGTTCTCTTTCAGAGCTTCGGCAATGGTAACCCCGTTGTGTGTCATAGTTCCGCGGTAACCCGGTTGATGATCGTCGAAGGTCATACGACCGATACCTGCCTGGTGCTGGTAGAGCCCTGTCAACAACGATGCACGGGTAGGACAACTACGGCTTGTATTATAAAAATGGGTGAAGCGAAGACCTTCCGCTGCCAACTTATCCAGGTTGGGAGTATGGATCTCACCACCATAACACCCCAGGTCGGAAAATCCCATATCATCCGCTAGGATAACAAGGATATTGGGTCTGCTATTTTCTTTTTTTTCCTTATTCTCCTTGGCATTACATGCACTGGCCGAGAAGGCCAGTGCTGCAATGGGTAATGTTCTAAATATTAATGTCTTCATGATTAATTCCAACCATTATTTTGAGTTAAATTATTATTCAATTGTCTCTCGTTGTATGGAACAGGCCACAGATAATCTCTGGAAGTGAATTTTTTCTTGTAGTCGGTGGTAACCGTTACCAGTTTCCCCGTCTCTTTATCCACGTAACGCATTCCTTCTATTTTATCCATGTTACAAACGTTTTCAGCAATTTTCCAACGGCGGATATCGAAGAAACGATGGCCTTCCAGAGCCAGTTCGACCATTCTTTCATGTCGGACAGCTTCACGTAGGGCGGTTTGAGATGTGATACCGGACAAGGCTGGCATGTTTACATCCGAACGTTGGCGGATCTGGTTGATATATTGTAAAGCACGATCCATTTCCGTATTCAGCTCGATGCGGGATTCGGCAGCAATCAGCAGGATTTCGGCATAACGCATAATGATGAGGTTGATGCCGCAATTTGTACGGTTACTCTGACCGATATCTTCTGCATTGATATATTTCTTCGGAAGTAATCCGGTTTTAGATACCTGGTAACTGGCTCCGATTACATCTCCTGTCGTGCTCCAACCCGGGCGAGAGTCGTAAATGGCTCCATTAGGCAGCTCGTCCCCCGGTGTGTATAGTGTGTATTTGAGTCGGGGATCACGTCCTTCGTAAGGATTCATCGGGTCGTAAGAGCTGTCTTCTGTGATCTTTTTTCCGTTGACCGTTTCAAACTCATCGGCAAGCAGACCGGTCGGCGACATCATTGATCCGTTGTTTCCTAATGATACGGCACCGAAGTTGTTCATTACCGAATTGGCGTAGACATCCTTCATAAACTGTTTGTCGAATATCACTTCCTGGCTGTTCTCGTTTTCATACGTAAACAAATCTTTGTAATTGGGTAACAGTGAATAGTTACCCTGAGCGATTACAGCATCTGCAGCCTCTTTGGCTCTCTGGAAGTAGAGTGTCGATTGATCGTCTGTTCCTGTTACGTTACCTGCAGCAAACAACATTGTTCGTGCCAGTAATCCGAGAGCGGCACCTTTGGTTACACGGCCAGTTTCGCTGGCTTTTACCGGAAGATCATTGACAGATCCGGTAATTTCCTTATAGATGAAATCGTATATTTCCGAAACAGGAGTCCGTGTTAGTTCTTTCGATTCGCTGATGCCTATCGGTGTTGTAATCAGAGGAACATCTCCAAAATAGGCTACCAGACGGGAGTAGAAATAACAGCGTAGGGTGCGAACTTCAGCCGTATAGGTATTTACTTTAGCTTCGTTTTCGGGAGTTATCTTGTCTACGTTGGCCATGTAGTCGTTACAACGGCGGATACCCTTGTACAGATCATTCCAGGTGTTCTGGAAGAGGTTGGTCTGAGGGTCTGCGATACTGGCTTCTATCTTTGTCTCATCCGAGGTTTCGAAAGTTGCACGTGCAATATCCGACATCTCGTCACGGCTCAGTAAAGTTCCGTGATCTTCCAGGAAACGGTAGATGGCGTTGGATGCATATTCGGCATCCTTGTCGGTTGTCCAGAATATTTCAGAAGAAATACGGTCGGTCGGAATCGTATCGAGTACGTCGCATCCGAATACGATACATGGTAAAGCTAGATATATAAAAATCTTCTTCATAATGAATTATATTTCAACATTAATAGTATTTAGAATGTCAAGTTAACTCCGATTGTATATACCGAAGTCTGAGGATAATACAGAAAACGTCCTGATACGAATTCCGGGTCGAGTCCCCATTCTTTGAGTGGCGAGAATGTCAATAGGTTGCTTCCGGCCAGGTAAATACGTGCCTTTTCGAGGTAAGCTTTCTGACTCAATGTTTTTGGGAGCGTGTAACCTAACTGTACATTTTTCAGACGGATGTAACCGGCATCTATTACCCAGAAGTCAGACATCATAGAGTTGTAATCCACACTCTTACGTGGACGGGGGAAACGTGCATTCGTATTTTCCGGTGTCCAGTAATCCTTGAATATATCGAGGGTGAAACCTTCGAAGTTACCGCCTTCAGCCAATGCTCCCGATACGCGGGTCTGGGCATCCATTACTCCCTGGAACATGAAGGAGAAGTCGAAACCTTTATAAGCAAAGTTGGCAGAGAAGGCGAACGGGTAGCGTGGAAACTCGTTACCGATCACGGTCATATCTTCTGCATCGATCTTGCCATCCTTGTTGCGGTCTACGTATTTAACATCACCTAATGTCATTCTACTGTCGTAAACAGGGTACTTGTTGTCGAGATCTTCCTGTGTCAGGAATCCGTCTGTCTGATAACCCCAGTAAGAGTTGATCGGATAACCTTCCCTGACAGTTGTTATAACGTCGGCTGTTCCACCGTCGAGGGTCGGATTTGCACCACCCAGGCTGATCACTTTGTTCCAGTTGTTGGAGATGTTGAAGTTGACGCCATAATAGAAATCACCGATATTGTCTTTCCAGTCGAGAGCCAGTTCAAAACCTTTATTGTCGACAACAGCAGCATTCTGTACCGGAGCATCGAGGCCGATAGTTCCGGAGATCGGTAATTTCACCAGGATACCGTCCGTTTTCTTGTAATAATAGTCGGCTGTAAGTGTCAGGCGGTTGTTAAGGAAGCCTGCATCGATACCGACGTCGGTTTGTGTACTTGTTTCCCATTTCAGGTCTTTGTTGGCAAGTTCTTTCTGCATATAGCCTTGTACCAGGTTACCGCCAAAATTATAAGAGGTGGAGGTATAACTTTCGTAGAAGGCATATAGATCGGCAGTCTGGTTACCGGTCTTACCCCAGGAAGCTCTCAGTTTCAGGTCGGAAACGATATTACGCAGTTCGTCGCTCCAGAATGCTTCGTTGGAGATACGCCAACCGGCAGAGAAGGAGGGGAATGTTCCGTATTGATTATCTCCGGTGAAACGGGATGTACCGTCATAACGCAGATTCGCTTCGAGCAGGTAACGGTTGTCGTAATTATAGTTCAGACGGCCGAAATAAGAGCGCAGGGCGAATTCATTGTTGTATCCGTAGCTTTTCCAGGAGCTTTCGGAACCCATGTTGATGGAAGGAACGTCGTTGTTATAAAAGTCCCAGCGTTGTGCCTGGTTATGTGTCCATTCATTCTTTATCTGCGAGAAACCGGCCAGGGCCTGTAAGTTATGTTTGCCTAGTTGCTTTTCGTAGTTCAACAACAGGTTGAGTGTATATTCGTTGGTATCTTCCCGTTTGTCGTCCATGCTGTTACGTGAAATATTTCTGGTACGCTGGCGGTTACTGCTCGGATTATAGGGCTCGTCTTTTGCCGTAGCTGTCCNATCAGGGCGTAATGGGGTTTCGGCAATATGCCATTTACCAACCCAAGCTGTTTGATAACCGTTCTCTTTCAGAGCTTCGGCAATGGTAACCCCGTTGTGTGTCATCGTGCCGCGGTAACCCGGTTGATGATCGTCGAAGGTCATACGACCGATACCTGCCTGGTGCTGGTAGAGCCCTGTCAACAACGATGCACGGGTAGGACAACTACGGCTTGTATTATAAAAATGGGTGAAGCGAAGACCTTCCGCTGCCAACTTATCCAGGTTGGGAGTATGGATCTCACCACCATAACAACCCAGGTCGGAAAATCCCATATCATCCGCCAGGATAACAAGGATATTCGGACGGGTGTCCTGCTGGGCTGACAGGCTGGGAGCCAATACTGTCACTGCTCCCAGATAGCCTAATTTCAATATACTTTTATTCATACGACTGTTAATTATTAATTCTTGCTGTTCTCTTTCGTACGCACCTTCCTTTTCGTAAAGTACCAGTCAATCACTTTTTTACTTAGTTCTGAACAAAGCTCCGGATGTTTAGCTGAGAGATCCGTCGTTTCATGCGGGTCCAGTACTATATCGTAAAGTTCGATATTCTTTCCGTCCGAATCTACCAATAACTTCCAGTTGTCCCGACGGATACCAAGATGCGGACTACGTTGTTTTTTCTGAGGTTTATTGAAATATTTGTTACGTCCGAAATCCCACATCATATCTTTGCTTCGCTTCTGAGGTTTTATTCCTAACAAAGCCTGACTCATATCTTCACCGCTGTATTCAAAACCGTCGATCAACCTCGCTCCTCCGATACGGCACAAAGAGGGATAAAGGTCTACTGCGTTGATCACACTCTCGTTGTCTGTTACTCCACCTTTGATTGTTCCGGGCCAACAAACTATAAAAGGCATATTGACACCTCCTTCGTAGATACTGTTCTTGGAACCACGCAGGCCGTTGGTACGTGCGTTATCAAAAGTTGGAAGCGCACCATTGTCACTGGTGAAGATTACCAAGGTATTTTCACTGATTCCCAACCGTTCCAGTCCTTCCATTAAACGACCGATTTGTTTATCGTATTGGGTTAGCACGGCTACGAAGTTATTACGCGTTGCCCACGACTCCGATATCGGATAAAAACCGGATGAAGGAATCCACGGATCGTGCATATCGTCCGGCCAAAGGTTGACAAAACAGGGTTTATCTTTATGGCGGGCCAGGTAATCCAGGGTCTTGTCTACAAAATAGCCTGTACGGTCCCAACGCTGGATGCTGTCTTTTTCACTCCAGATCCAATTGGAGGCTGTGATAAGAGGATCGGGATCAGGACCTTCATAGGTCGTAACATATTCATCGAAACCATATTGGGGGATTTGCGGTGCATCGTCCACATCGCGGCCACCTCCCATATGCCATTTTCCAATATGCGCGGTTGCATAGCCGGCTGCCTTCAGTGATTTGGCTATCGTAGGGGCATTGCTGTCCAGATAGTCGCATTGTTCACAATCGGCATTCCCTCTCCGTTCATGCAGGAAAGTATTAATACCCCACTCCGTAGGGAACATCCCGGTGGTCAGCCCCACACGGGATGGCGAACTCACCGGCGACGAGGTGTAATAATGATTAAACTTCAAGCCTTCCGAGGCCAGTTTATCGATGTTAGGGGTGGCTACCCAGCCGCTGTTATAACATGATAAATCGCCTATTCCCATATCATCGGTATAAACAATGATTATATTAGGCTTTTGTTGCTGGGCTGCCGCATCCATTGTATGGACCAAACCACAGCTTGCTGCTACTAGTAAAACTGTTT encodes the following:
- a CDS encoding RagB/SusD family nutrient uptake outer membrane protein; protein product: MKKIFIYLALPCIVFGCDVLDTIPTDRISSEIFWTTDKDAEYASNAIYRFLEDHGTLLSRDEMSDIARATFETSDETKIEASIADPQTNLFQNTWNDLYKGIRRCNDYMANVDKITPENEAKVNTYTAEVRTLRCYFYSRLVAYFGDVPLITTPIGISESKELTRTPVSEIYDFIYKEITGSVNDLPVKASETGRVTKGAALGLLARTMLFAAGNVTGTDDQSTLYFQRAKEAADAVIAQGNYSLLPNYKDLFTYENENSQEVIFDKQFMKDVYANSVMNNFGAVSLGNNGSMMSPTGLLADEFETVNGKKITEDSSYDPMNPYEGRDPRLKYTLYTPGDELPNGAIYDSRPGWSTTGDVIGASYQVSKTGLLPKKYINAEDIGQSNRTNCGINLIIMRYAEILLIAAESRIELNTEMDRALQYINQIRQRSDVNMPALSGITSQTALREAVRHERMVELALEGHRFFDIRRWKIAENVCNMDKIEGMRYVDKETGKLVTVTTDYKKKFTSRDYLWPVPYNERQLNNNLTQNNGWN
- a CDS encoding SusC/RagA family TonB-linked outer membrane protein, which produces MNKSILKLGYLGAVTVLAPSLSAQQDTRPNILVILADDMGFSDLGCYGGEIHTPNLDKLAAEGLRFTHFYNTSRSCPTRASLLTGLYQHQAGIGRMTFDDHQPGYRGTMTHNGVTIAEALKENGYQTAWVGKWHIAETPLRPDXTATAKDEPYNPSSNRQRTRNISRNSMDDKREDTNEYTLNLLLNYEKQLGKHNLQALAGFSQIKNEWTHNQAQRWDFYNNDVPSINMGSESSWKSYGYNNEFALRSYFGRLNYNYDNRYLLEANLRYDGTSRFTGDNQYGTFPSFSAGWRISNEAFWSDELRNIVSDLKLRASWGKTGNQTADLYAFYESYTSTSYNFGGNLVQGYMQKELANKDLKWETSTQTDVGIDAGFLNNRLTLTADYYYKKTDGILVKLPISGTIGLDAPVQNAAVVDNKGFELALDWKDNIGDFYYGVNFNISNNWNKVISLGGANPTLDGGTADVITTVREGYPINSYWGYQTDGFLTQEDLDNKYPVYDSRMTLGDVKYVDRNKDGKIDAEDMTVIGNEFPRYPFAFSANFAYKGFDFSFMFQGVMDAQTRVSGALAEGGNFEGFTLDIFKDYWTPENTNARFPRPRKSVDYNSMMSDFWVIDAGYIRLKNVQLGYTLPKTLSQKAYLEKARIYLAGSNLLTFSPLKEWGLDPEFVSGRFLYYPQTSVYTIGVNLTF
- a CDS encoding sulfatase family protein, whose amino-acid sequence is MNKTVLLVAASCGLVHTMDAAAQQQKPNIIIVYTDDMGIGDLSCYNSGWVATPNIDKLASEGLKFNHYYTSSPVSSPSRVGLTTGMFPTEWGINTFLHERRGNADCEQCDYLDSNAPTIAKSLKAAGYATAHIGKWHMGGGRDVDDAPQIPQYGFDEYVTTYEGPDPDPLITASNWIWSEKDSIQRWDRTGYFVDKTLDYLARHKDKPCFVNLWPDDMHDPWIPSSGFYPISESWATRNNFVAVLTQYDKQIGRLMEGLERLGISENTLVIFTSDNGALPTFDNARTNGLRGSKNSIYEGGVNMPFIVCWPGTIKGGVTDNESVINAVDLYPSLCRIGGARLIDGFEYSGEDMSQALLGIKPQKRSKDMMWDFGRNKYFNKPQKKQRSPHLGIRRDNWKLLVDSDGKNIELYDIVLDPHETTDLSAKHPELCSELSKKVIDWYFTKRKVRTKENSKN